A genome region from Nocardioides cynanchi includes the following:
- a CDS encoding bifunctional glycosyltransferase/CDP-glycerol:glycerophosphate glycerophosphotransferase: protein MRVPRLLSVVVPVRESDAELDQCLRALRHQTHPACEVVVVDLGTSPTVADVAARHAQEDYRVRVVRAEGGLAAGRNRGAELAVGEYLAFVDADDIVTRHGFAATLAALEESGSDLAVAAYRPTRRGQVFPVAGPIAALHSVRRLHTSAAVVPDLLANTVTGARVFRRSAYVAGRWRFADLPSCDDAHSVTSYLGATGVDVLTHVGLLVRRQSDRAPLTRRTTDLDGLRALGAGARAAADLLPARLAEVYVAEVIAGPAEAFLDRAWRCPDDYWSELRDLVDDLRVRAGDEAMTRVPAYRKALVALVTADERDRARAFLTSVRPDPRRYATTVRRREGRSVVVADYGPDWSAVSPDDRTLADLQVGVRAEVNAVRVLDASTVELRGWAYLDNVDLTAVTPSLQLVLRSDDGRQVELEVTPARSAEADAASELWVADVSTSGFVGVLDTDRVTGSGVWSLAARLTVDGLEGVGGATIRPWTMAGVPAWTDASRRVLAVDHDDFGRFELRVEPPGTSVADLRLAGDRLLLVVPEGVDRVELEPLPGGPALATSRVDAVTHRADVSLQDLGADARCRLTGYDAAGRRHRLLQPAEPFPDDPRVRAGRRGDVEVVAAARAAELLSVELDGESLVARLRLPSQVAGWETALVEGQSVVPGTTVPAGPGLVEARYPLVQAAWGRPPLPLPSGRYAVAVRNRELTDWVTARPGPDLLSTLPVDALQDRMRLRVETFAPDDPGVRLVVGPPLADDELGRRHQRLLREATRVEVADRSSVFLRAMFSEFANGNGLGLHEELVRRGSSLELLWSVADHSVPVPPGGTGVVELSRAWHEAVAHSRYHVVDVHQLEWFVRPREQVLIQTFHGYPYKLMGHAWWEKMGNSVQEIGSLDRRTREWSALVSPAPYATPLLRAAFLDPAGADDVPILEIGYPRNDALLRPEASVLRTRTRASLGLADDAVAVLYAPTFRDYLSAEDRTARTVSFFDADQALAQLPDNYVLLMRGHAFNARIRADRVRSTERVIDVTDHPDVTELILASDVAVLDYSSLRFDYVLSGKPMVFLVPDLAAYDRARGGLVPYAETAPGPQTTSTEETATWLADLPRLTTQYAEARRRFRSDFVGLDDGQAASRLVDALFVPRGDG, encoded by the coding sequence GTGCGGGTCCCCCGCCTGCTCAGCGTCGTCGTACCCGTCCGCGAGTCGGACGCGGAGCTCGACCAGTGCCTGAGGGCACTGCGCCACCAGACCCACCCCGCCTGCGAGGTCGTGGTCGTGGACCTCGGGACCTCCCCGACGGTGGCCGACGTGGCCGCACGGCACGCCCAGGAGGACTACCGGGTGCGCGTCGTCCGAGCCGAGGGCGGCCTGGCGGCCGGGCGCAACCGCGGAGCCGAGCTGGCCGTGGGGGAGTACCTCGCGTTCGTGGACGCCGACGACATCGTGACCCGGCACGGCTTCGCTGCCACGCTGGCCGCCCTCGAGGAGTCCGGCTCGGACCTCGCGGTCGCCGCGTACCGTCCTACCCGGCGCGGTCAGGTGTTTCCGGTCGCGGGACCGATCGCGGCGCTCCACAGCGTCCGGCGGCTCCACACCTCGGCCGCGGTCGTGCCCGACCTGCTGGCGAACACGGTCACCGGTGCCCGCGTGTTCCGGCGCAGCGCCTACGTCGCCGGCAGGTGGCGGTTCGCCGACCTGCCGAGCTGCGACGACGCCCACAGCGTCACCTCCTACCTCGGGGCGACGGGGGTCGACGTCCTGACGCACGTCGGCCTGCTGGTGCGCCGGCAGTCCGACCGGGCGCCGCTGACCCGGCGTACGACGGACCTCGACGGCCTGCGCGCCCTCGGCGCGGGGGCCCGTGCTGCTGCCGACCTGCTGCCCGCTCGGCTGGCTGAGGTGTACGTCGCGGAGGTGATCGCCGGCCCTGCGGAGGCGTTCCTCGACCGGGCCTGGCGGTGCCCCGACGACTACTGGTCCGAGCTGCGTGACCTGGTCGACGACCTGCGGGTCCGCGCGGGCGACGAGGCGATGACGCGGGTGCCTGCCTACCGGAAGGCGCTGGTCGCGCTCGTGACCGCGGACGAGCGCGACCGGGCACGAGCGTTCCTGACCAGCGTGCGCCCCGACCCACGCCGCTACGCCACGACCGTCCGACGCCGCGAGGGACGCAGCGTCGTGGTCGCCGACTACGGTCCCGACTGGTCGGCGGTGTCGCCCGATGACCGGACCCTCGCGGACCTCCAGGTCGGCGTCCGTGCCGAGGTGAACGCCGTGCGCGTGCTCGACGCGTCCACGGTCGAGCTGCGGGGCTGGGCCTACCTCGACAACGTGGACCTCACCGCCGTCACCCCGTCACTGCAGCTGGTCCTGCGCTCCGACGACGGCCGGCAGGTCGAGCTCGAGGTGACCCCGGCCCGGTCCGCCGAGGCCGACGCCGCCAGTGAGCTGTGGGTGGCCGACGTCTCGACGAGCGGCTTCGTCGGCGTGCTCGACACGGACCGGGTCACCGGCAGCGGGGTCTGGAGCCTGGCCGCGCGGCTGACCGTGGACGGTCTCGAAGGCGTCGGTGGCGCGACCATCCGGCCGTGGACGATGGCCGGGGTTCCGGCCTGGACCGATGCCTCCCGACGGGTGCTGGCGGTCGACCACGACGACTTCGGTCGGTTCGAGCTGCGGGTCGAGCCGCCGGGGACCTCGGTCGCGGACCTGCGGCTCGCCGGGGACCGGCTCCTGCTCGTGGTGCCGGAGGGTGTGGACCGGGTCGAGCTCGAGCCGCTGCCGGGAGGTCCTGCGCTCGCCACGTCACGGGTCGACGCCGTGACCCACCGTGCCGACGTGTCGCTCCAGGACCTCGGCGCCGACGCGCGCTGTCGGCTGACCGGGTACGACGCCGCCGGCCGACGACACCGACTGCTGCAACCGGCGGAGCCCTTCCCCGACGATCCCCGGGTGCGGGCCGGGCGTCGTGGCGACGTCGAGGTGGTGGCCGCGGCCCGCGCTGCGGAGCTCCTCTCGGTGGAGCTCGACGGCGAGAGCCTCGTGGCCCGGCTCCGGCTGCCGTCGCAGGTGGCCGGGTGGGAGACCGCGTTGGTCGAGGGCCAGAGCGTCGTCCCTGGCACGACCGTCCCGGCCGGGCCCGGCCTCGTGGAGGCGCGCTACCCGCTGGTCCAGGCCGCGTGGGGCAGGCCGCCGCTGCCGCTTCCGTCGGGCCGGTACGCCGTCGCGGTGCGCAACCGTGAGCTGACCGACTGGGTCACCGCCCGCCCGGGGCCAGATCTGCTGTCCACCCTCCCCGTCGACGCGCTCCAGGACAGGATGCGGCTGCGGGTCGAGACCTTCGCTCCCGACGACCCGGGCGTCCGCCTCGTCGTGGGGCCGCCTCTCGCCGACGACGAGCTCGGCCGGCGACACCAGCGGCTGCTGCGCGAGGCGACCCGGGTGGAGGTCGCCGACCGCTCGAGTGTCTTCCTGCGCGCGATGTTCTCGGAGTTCGCCAACGGCAACGGCCTCGGCCTGCACGAGGAGCTGGTCCGGCGCGGGTCGTCTCTCGAGCTGCTCTGGTCGGTCGCGGACCACTCGGTGCCCGTGCCTCCGGGAGGGACAGGCGTCGTCGAGCTGAGCCGGGCCTGGCACGAAGCGGTCGCCCACTCCCGCTACCACGTGGTCGACGTCCACCAGCTCGAGTGGTTCGTGCGGCCTCGTGAGCAGGTGCTGATCCAGACCTTCCACGGCTATCCCTACAAGCTGATGGGGCATGCCTGGTGGGAGAAGATGGGCAACAGCGTCCAGGAGATCGGGAGCCTGGACCGGCGGACCCGCGAGTGGAGCGCGCTGGTCAGTCCGGCGCCGTACGCCACCCCGCTGCTGCGGGCGGCGTTCCTGGATCCCGCCGGTGCCGACGACGTCCCGATCCTCGAGATCGGCTACCCACGCAACGACGCGCTGCTGCGGCCGGAGGCGTCGGTCCTGCGCACCCGGACCCGCGCGTCCCTCGGCCTCGCCGACGACGCGGTCGCCGTCCTCTACGCCCCGACCTTCCGCGACTACCTCTCCGCCGAGGACCGGACGGCCCGCACCGTCAGCTTCTTCGACGCCGACCAGGCGCTCGCGCAGCTGCCGGACAACTACGTGCTGCTGATGCGCGGGCATGCCTTCAACGCCCGGATCCGCGCCGACCGGGTGAGGTCCACCGAGCGGGTCATCGACGTGACCGACCATCCCGACGTCACCGAGCTGATCCTCGCCTCCGACGTCGCCGTGCTCGACTACTCGTCGCTGCGCTTCGACTACGTGCTGTCCGGCAAGCCGATGGTGTTCCTGGTGCCCGACCTCGCGGCCTACGACCGAGCCAGGGGAGGGCTGGTCCCCTACGCCGAGACGGCGCCCGGCCCGCAGACCACGAGCACCGAGGAGACGGCGACCTGGCTGGCCGACCTGCCGCGGCTGACGACGCAGTACGCCGAGGCACGCCGGCGTTTCCGCAGCGACTTCGTCGGGCTCGACGACGGCCAGGCGGCCTCCCGCCTCGTCGACGCGCTCTTCGTCCCCCGCGGGGACGGGTGA
- a CDS encoding glycosyltransferase family 2 protein, translating to MWRRNSPLVSVVVPVHDVEPYVVACLSSLLAQTHRRLEVIVVDDGSTDRSAELAEQVAAGDDRVRVVRTPNRGLGAARNEGVRHVTGDLLAFADSDDLVPTDAYSTMVGRILQTRADLVTGNIARLEDDELVPVPWMSRLHPAERTLTIDDCPDLLGDVFAWNKLFGRDFWEQQDLSWPEGVRYEDQPTSTEAFLAARKIAVTPEVVYHWRIRSDGSSITQQRASVTDLADRWATKQLTLESVRRRASEPLELALLERILPADMWRYFVLIPEADDAWWDLLVAGVRELWGEHSLTHSVLPPVHRLTGWLVEQDRRADAVTVIGHLRGLAGARVARAPDGRGGTRLEIPGLDPESISAEALAVRPSEA from the coding sequence GTGTGGCGACGGAACTCCCCCCTCGTGAGCGTCGTCGTCCCGGTCCACGACGTCGAGCCCTACGTCGTGGCGTGCCTGTCCAGCCTGCTCGCCCAGACCCATCGCAGGCTCGAGGTGATCGTCGTGGACGACGGCTCGACCGACCGGTCCGCGGAGCTCGCGGAGCAGGTGGCGGCCGGCGACGACCGGGTCCGGGTGGTGCGCACCCCCAACCGCGGGCTCGGGGCGGCCCGCAACGAGGGCGTCCGCCACGTCACCGGCGACCTGCTCGCCTTCGCCGACTCCGACGACCTGGTGCCGACCGACGCCTACTCGACGATGGTGGGCAGGATCCTGCAGACCCGCGCCGACCTGGTCACCGGCAACATCGCGCGTCTGGAGGACGACGAGCTCGTACCGGTGCCGTGGATGAGTCGCCTCCACCCGGCCGAGCGCACCCTCACCATCGACGACTGCCCCGACCTGCTCGGCGACGTCTTCGCCTGGAACAAGCTGTTCGGCCGCGACTTCTGGGAGCAGCAGGACCTGTCCTGGCCCGAAGGGGTCCGCTACGAGGACCAGCCGACGTCCACGGAGGCGTTCCTCGCGGCCCGGAAGATCGCGGTCACGCCCGAGGTGGTCTACCACTGGCGGATCCGCTCCGACGGGTCGTCGATCACCCAGCAGCGCGCGTCGGTGACCGACCTGGCCGACCGGTGGGCGACCAAGCAGCTGACCCTGGAGTCCGTACGACGGCGTGCTTCCGAGCCGCTCGAGCTTGCTCTCCTCGAGCGCATCCTGCCCGCCGACATGTGGCGCTACTTCGTGCTGATCCCCGAGGCTGACGACGCGTGGTGGGACCTGCTGGTCGCCGGGGTCCGCGAGCTGTGGGGCGAGCACTCCCTCACCCACAGCGTCCTGCCGCCCGTGCACCGGCTCACCGGCTGGCTCGTCGAGCAGGACCGCCGGGCCGACGCGGTCACCGTGATCGGCCACCTCCGGGGGCTGGCAGGCGCACGGGTCGCTCGGGCGCCGGACGGGCGGGGCGGAACCCGGCTGGAGATCCCGGGACTCGATCCCGAGTCGATCTCCGCCGAGGCGCTCGCCGTCCGCCCGTCCGAGGCCTGA
- a CDS encoding ABC transporter substrate-binding protein codes for MQLRFLAGAAATTCAAVVLAGCGSGTSSTATGGTSTPPASSSKGTVTISGQNFTEAEIVADMYAGVLAKAGYTPKVKLVGTRDIYMKVFPKSVDVVPEYVGGILEFLNGTYNGAGASPVTLSDAAKSISDSQSLLKKAKITLLNPSPATDSNAFFVSKDYADQNNVSTLSDLKGKSVVLAAAPDCKGRLDCEGGLSSKYGIDITKILPLGYASQQTYDSVLHGESQLGETSTTDGTLDSQGLVLLTDDLKIQPAENLVPAVSASFLAAHPDVAKPLNDLMAALTTAKLTELNAKVAVDREKPQDVADQFLSDAGLS; via the coding sequence ATGCAATTGCGATTCCTGGCCGGAGCAGCAGCAACCACCTGCGCGGCCGTCGTGCTCGCCGGATGCGGCAGCGGCACCAGCAGCACAGCCACCGGCGGCACCAGCACGCCGCCGGCATCCTCGAGCAAGGGGACCGTCACCATCTCGGGGCAGAACTTCACCGAGGCCGAGATCGTCGCCGACATGTACGCCGGGGTGCTGGCCAAGGCCGGCTACACCCCCAAGGTCAAGCTGGTCGGCACCCGCGACATCTACATGAAGGTCTTCCCCAAGAGCGTGGACGTCGTACCCGAGTACGTCGGCGGCATCCTGGAGTTCCTGAACGGCACCTACAACGGCGCCGGCGCCTCGCCGGTGACGCTGTCGGACGCCGCGAAGTCGATCAGCGACTCCCAGTCGCTGCTGAAGAAGGCCAAGATCACGCTGCTCAACCCGTCGCCGGCGACCGACAGCAACGCCTTCTTCGTCTCCAAGGACTACGCCGACCAGAACAACGTCTCGACGCTGTCCGACCTCAAGGGGAAGTCGGTCGTGCTGGCCGCAGCCCCCGACTGCAAGGGGCGCCTCGACTGTGAGGGCGGCCTGTCCAGCAAGTACGGCATCGACATCACCAAGATCCTGCCGCTGGGCTACGCCAGCCAGCAGACCTACGACTCGGTGCTGCACGGTGAGTCGCAGCTCGGTGAGACCAGTACCACCGACGGCACGCTCGACAGCCAGGGCCTGGTACTGCTCACCGACGACCTGAAGATCCAGCCGGCGGAGAACCTCGTCCCGGCGGTGTCGGCCAGCTTCCTGGCGGCCCACCCCGACGTGGCCAAGCCGCTCAACGACCTGATGGCGGCGCTGACCACCGCGAAGCTGACCGAGCTCAACGCCAAGGTCGCGGTCGACCGCGAGAAGCCCCAGGACGTCGCGGACCAGTTCCTGTCCGACGCCGGCCTGAGCTGA
- a CDS encoding ABC transporter permease — translation MRVLRETWDYLTTWSHWHGADGIWTLLVQQLLLSVTALAVAVLIGLPIALWLGHLGRGGFVAINTSNIGRAVPTFALLAILVTLDHPGVATFGPYGRAGLATLIALSLFALPPIITNGYVAVDEVADEIKESARGMGMTGGQRFLRVELPLALPLVVSGVRLALVQVWATATIAALVAGPGLGSLITEGFYRTDYPKGIAAAIVVAVVAFLLELLGAAAERAVDPVRRAARETTTRKGGRTPVNVGG, via the coding sequence ATGAGGGTGCTCCGCGAGACCTGGGACTACCTCACGACCTGGTCGCACTGGCACGGTGCCGACGGGATCTGGACCCTCCTGGTCCAGCAGCTGCTCCTCAGCGTCACCGCGCTCGCCGTGGCCGTGCTGATCGGCCTCCCGATCGCGCTGTGGCTCGGGCACCTCGGCCGGGGCGGCTTCGTCGCGATCAACACCTCCAACATCGGCCGCGCCGTCCCCACCTTCGCCCTGCTCGCGATCCTGGTGACTCTCGACCACCCGGGCGTGGCGACGTTCGGTCCCTACGGCCGGGCCGGGCTGGCCACGCTGATCGCCCTGAGCCTGTTCGCCCTGCCACCGATCATCACCAACGGCTACGTCGCGGTCGACGAGGTCGCCGACGAGATCAAGGAATCCGCCCGCGGCATGGGGATGACCGGTGGCCAGCGCTTCCTGCGCGTCGAGCTGCCGCTGGCCCTGCCCCTGGTCGTCTCGGGTGTCCGGCTCGCCCTCGTGCAGGTCTGGGCGACCGCCACGATCGCGGCTCTGGTGGCCGGGCCGGGGCTCGGCAGTCTGATCACCGAGGGTTTCTACCGCACCGACTACCCCAAGGGCATCGCCGCGGCGATCGTGGTCGCGGTGGTCGCCTTCCTGCTCGAGCTGCTCGGTGCGGCCGCCGAGCGTGCGGTCGACCCGGTACGCCGGGCCGCGCGCGAGACCACCACCCGGAAAGGTGGTCGCACCCCTGTGAACGTTGGGGGATGA
- a CDS encoding ABC transporter permease: MTLLAADGISIAPSCYSRLTNHWICGSYLQDRSSDLVHATVQHLEITGVSIVLSIAIAFPLALLARRVPRLQGLILGTSTAIYTIPSLALFPLLVPFTGITATTVVIGLALYALTILVRSMLAGLVGVPAEVRESATGLGYGATRLLFRIELPLALPVMMAGLRVATVSTVALTTVGTLVSYGGLGNLIADGVQNDFKAELLAASVLCVVLAFALDALIVAAQWLITPWARRRSG; the protein is encoded by the coding sequence GTGACCCTACTAGCGGCCGACGGGATCTCCATCGCGCCCAGCTGCTACAGCCGGCTCACCAACCACTGGATCTGCGGCTCCTACCTCCAGGACCGCTCCTCCGACCTCGTGCACGCGACCGTCCAGCACCTCGAGATCACCGGGGTGTCGATCGTGCTGAGCATCGCGATCGCGTTCCCGCTGGCGCTGCTGGCGCGACGCGTGCCCCGGCTCCAGGGGCTGATCCTCGGCACCAGCACGGCGATCTACACGATCCCGAGCCTCGCCCTCTTCCCGCTCCTCGTGCCCTTCACCGGCATCACCGCCACCACCGTGGTGATCGGGCTGGCGCTCTACGCACTCACGATCCTGGTCCGCAGCATGCTCGCGGGACTGGTCGGCGTACCCGCCGAGGTGCGCGAGTCGGCGACCGGGCTGGGGTACGGCGCCACCCGGCTGCTGTTCCGGATCGAGCTGCCGCTCGCCCTGCCGGTGATGATGGCCGGGCTGCGCGTCGCCACCGTCTCCACGGTCGCGCTGACCACGGTCGGCACCCTGGTCAGCTACGGCGGCCTCGGCAACCTGATCGCGGACGGAGTGCAGAACGACTTCAAGGCCGAGCTGCTCGCGGCCAGCGTGCTCTGCGTCGTCCTGGCCTTCGCGCTCGACGCCCTGATCGTCGCCGCCCAGTGGCTGATCACGCCGTGGGCCAGGAGGCGGTCCGGATGA
- a CDS encoding ATP-binding cassette domain-containing protein, producing the protein MNATSSRRDGSTGESMIRLEGVGKKYADGTVAVHELDLEIAAGEVVCLVGPSGCGKSTTLKMINRLIEPTSGRIFLEGRDVMSEDPVQLRRRIGYVIQQIGLFPHQRIATNVATVPSLIGTPKAQAQERARELLALVGLDPDLYADRYPHQLSGGQQQRVGVARALAADPPVLLMDEPFAAVDPIVRARLQDEFLKLQGELGKTVVLVTHDIDEAVKMGDKVAVLAEGGRLAQFGTPAELLARPADDFVSDFVGSTAGLRRLAVTRLDPAHLEPLDGVATGDLGAAIDLDSSLEEALAVLLRDDRPMIGVKDGARFVGILTPGGIHRALRSSLAESAQRGS; encoded by the coding sequence ATGAACGCTACCTCCTCCCGGCGGGACGGCAGCACCGGCGAATCCATGATCCGGCTCGAGGGCGTGGGCAAGAAGTACGCCGACGGCACGGTGGCGGTGCACGAGCTCGATCTGGAGATCGCGGCCGGCGAGGTGGTCTGCCTGGTCGGGCCGTCCGGCTGCGGGAAGTCCACGACCCTGAAGATGATCAACCGGCTGATCGAGCCGACGTCCGGGCGGATCTTCCTCGAGGGTCGCGACGTCATGTCGGAGGATCCCGTGCAGCTGCGGCGGCGGATCGGCTACGTGATCCAGCAGATCGGGCTGTTCCCGCACCAGCGGATCGCGACCAACGTCGCCACCGTCCCGTCACTGATCGGGACGCCCAAGGCCCAGGCGCAGGAGCGGGCGCGCGAGCTGCTCGCCCTGGTCGGGCTCGACCCCGACCTGTACGCCGACCGCTACCCGCACCAGCTCTCGGGCGGCCAGCAGCAACGCGTCGGCGTCGCGCGGGCGCTGGCGGCGGACCCGCCGGTGCTGCTGATGGACGAACCGTTCGCGGCGGTCGACCCGATCGTGCGGGCGCGGCTCCAGGACGAGTTCCTCAAGCTCCAGGGCGAGCTCGGCAAGACCGTCGTCCTGGTGACCCACGACATCGACGAGGCCGTGAAGATGGGCGACAAGGTGGCGGTGCTCGCCGAGGGCGGCCGGCTCGCGCAGTTCGGCACCCCGGCGGAGCTGCTGGCGCGCCCCGCCGACGACTTCGTCTCGGACTTCGTCGGCTCCACGGCGGGCCTGCGCCGGCTGGCGGTGACCCGCCTGGACCCCGCGCACCTCGAGCCCTTGGACGGCGTCGCGACCGGCGACCTCGGCGCGGCCATCGACCTGGACTCCTCCCTGGAGGAGGCGCTGGCCGTGCTCCTGCGCGACGACCGACCGATGATCGGCGTCAAGGACGGCGCCCGGTTCGTCGGCATCCTGACTCCCGGCGGCATCCACCGCGCCCTGCGCTCCTCCCTCGCCGAGTCGGCGCAAAGAGGCAGCTAG
- a CDS encoding DUF3180 domain-containing protein, giving the protein MSPATLCAWGVAGLVAGWLFHRVLYGGARFAPMVSWAQPTALLLVAGILVGTARSTRRSIQQGDVHISPHHAVNRLVLARACAYVGCLMAGGYFGYAVSWFGVDSELAAERAIRSSLAGVTGLLVVGAGLLLERACRVPPEDDEP; this is encoded by the coding sequence ATGAGCCCCGCGACGCTGTGCGCCTGGGGAGTGGCGGGCCTGGTGGCCGGCTGGCTCTTCCACCGCGTCCTCTACGGCGGTGCCAGGTTCGCCCCGATGGTCTCGTGGGCCCAGCCGACGGCGCTGCTGCTGGTCGCGGGGATCCTGGTGGGCACCGCCCGCTCGACCCGACGCAGCATCCAGCAGGGCGACGTACACATCTCTCCGCACCATGCGGTCAACCGCCTCGTGCTGGCCCGCGCCTGCGCCTACGTCGGCTGCCTGATGGCCGGCGGCTACTTCGGCTACGCCGTGAGCTGGTTCGGCGTGGACAGCGAGCTGGCCGCCGAACGCGCGATCAGGTCCTCGCTGGCGGGGGTCACCGGCCTCCTGGTGGTGGGCGCGGGGCTGCTCCTCGAACGCGCGTGTCGCGTCCCTCCGGAGGACGACGAGCCCTAG
- the folK gene encoding 2-amino-4-hydroxy-6-hydroxymethyldihydropteridine diphosphokinase has translation MTETPNPNIVDADTLTGEMRPIRRAVLSLGSNLGERLASLQGAVNALADTPDVWITEVSPVYETEPVDSPEGSEKFLNAIVLLDTTLAATRLLDRAHAIEDAFGRERTGQANAPRTLDVDLIVVGDRRGHDDALRLPHPRAAERAFVLQPWYDVEPDAVIPDTGAVADLLEAVDRSGLTKRDDIALQMQ, from the coding sequence GTGACCGAGACACCCAACCCGAACATCGTCGACGCGGACACGCTCACCGGTGAGATGCGTCCGATCCGCCGCGCGGTGCTGTCGCTGGGGTCCAACCTCGGGGAGCGGCTCGCCAGCCTCCAGGGCGCGGTGAACGCGCTGGCCGACACCCCCGACGTGTGGATCACCGAGGTCTCGCCCGTCTACGAGACCGAGCCGGTCGACTCGCCCGAGGGCTCCGAGAAGTTCCTCAACGCGATCGTGCTGCTCGACACCACCCTGGCCGCGACCCGGCTGCTCGACCGCGCCCACGCCATCGAGGACGCCTTCGGCCGGGAGCGCACCGGCCAGGCCAACGCGCCTCGCACGCTCGACGTCGACCTGATCGTGGTCGGTGACCGCCGCGGGCACGACGATGCTCTGCGGCTGCCGCATCCGCGCGCGGCCGAGCGGGCGTTCGTCCTCCAGCCCTGGTACGACGTGGAGCCGGACGCCGTGATCCCCGACACCGGGGCCGTGGCCGATCTGCTGGAGGCGGTCGACCGCAGCGGGCTCACCAAGCGCGACGACATCGCGCTGCAGATGCAGTGA
- the folB gene encoding dihydroneopterin aldolase, with the protein MTDETGETGAPRAQDELSVTGIECFAHHGVFEHERREGQVFVIDLVLGLDTAPAAASDDLHDTVDYGSLVAHVKAAVESDPVDLIETVAQRISDVCLLDDRVEWARVTVHKPGAPIDATFTDVTLTITRPITARSSSQ; encoded by the coding sequence ATGACCGACGAGACGGGCGAGACGGGGGCTCCTCGCGCCCAGGACGAGCTGAGCGTGACCGGGATCGAGTGCTTCGCCCATCACGGCGTCTTCGAGCACGAGCGGCGCGAGGGACAGGTGTTCGTGATCGACCTGGTCCTGGGCCTCGACACCGCTCCGGCAGCGGCCTCCGACGACTTGCACGACACGGTCGACTACGGAAGTCTCGTGGCGCACGTGAAAGCCGCAGTCGAGTCTGATCCGGTCGATCTGATCGAGACCGTGGCCCAACGCATCTCGGACGTCTGCCTCTTGGACGATCGTGTTGAATGGGCCCGGGTCACGGTCCACAAGCCCGGGGCCCCGATCGACGCGACCTTCACCGACGTGACGCTGACGATCACCAGACCGATCACAGCGAGATCTTCCAGCCAGTGA
- the folP gene encoding dihydropteroate synthase codes for MTAEPFALPLLMGVVNVTPDSFSDGGRWATPEAAVVHGRDLLAEGADLLDIGGESTRPGATRPLVEEELGRVVPVIRELAADGVVVSIDTMRAEVAAAALAAGATIVNDVSGGLADPRILEVVADSDATYVCMHWRAHSAQMNAHATYDGPGGVVGAVRAELLERVDALHAAGVPDERIVLDPGLGFAKRAEHNWALLAGLAELQSLGFRLLVGASRKSFLGTLLADPDGTPRPVDEREHATTALTVLVAAQRVWGLRVHDVRAGRDALRTLARWQEG; via the coding sequence ATGACGGCGGAGCCGTTCGCCCTCCCGTTGCTGATGGGCGTGGTCAACGTGACGCCCGACTCCTTCTCCGACGGTGGTCGCTGGGCCACGCCGGAGGCGGCCGTGGTGCACGGCCGCGACCTGCTGGCCGAGGGCGCCGACCTGCTGGACATCGGCGGCGAGTCCACCCGGCCCGGCGCCACCCGCCCCCTCGTCGAGGAGGAGCTCGGCCGCGTCGTACCCGTGATCCGGGAGCTGGCGGCCGACGGGGTCGTGGTCTCGATCGACACCATGCGGGCGGAGGTCGCCGCCGCCGCGCTGGCCGCCGGAGCCACCATCGTGAACGACGTCTCCGGTGGCCTCGCCGACCCCCGGATCCTCGAGGTCGTGGCCGACTCCGACGCGACCTACGTGTGCATGCACTGGAGGGCGCACAGTGCGCAGATGAACGCCCACGCGACGTACGACGGCCCGGGCGGGGTGGTGGGCGCCGTGCGGGCCGAGCTGCTCGAGCGGGTCGACGCGTTGCACGCGGCCGGGGTGCCCGACGAGCGGATCGTGCTCGATCCCGGCCTGGGCTTCGCCAAGCGGGCCGAGCACAACTGGGCGCTGCTGGCGGGGCTGGCCGAGCTCCAGTCGCTGGGGTTCCGCCTGCTGGTGGGCGCCAGCCGGAAGTCGTTCCTCGGGACCCTCCTCGCCGATCCTGACGGGACGCCGCGCCCCGTCGACGAGCGCGAGCACGCGACCACGGCGCTGACCGTGCTGGTCGCCGCGCAGCGGGTCTGGGGCCTGCGGGTGCACGACGTACGAGCCGGGCGGGACGCGCTGCGCACCCTGGCCCGGTGGCAGGAGGGCTGA